GCTCCTTCTTTATTTTAGTGGGTTAtgtgaaaaactaaatcatGCAGAAGATCACCATCCTCACCTGGCAAAGCCGACAGCATGACTCAGACAGTCAGCGAGGGCGgcctgcctctcctcctccgtCTCCTGCGGCAGTTTGGCGAGCAGCAGGCGGAAGGCGTCCATCAGCGGCATCAACAGACTCCTCATCAACGCCTGTTTCCTCTCGACTGGACTCTCTCCGTTCACAATCAGGATGCCCGCTGTCTCAAACATGAACAGCTGGTCGTCATTGGTCAACAGCGCCGGGAAGCCGTTTTCCTGGAGGAAACATCATCATGAGTGCTGATGAAGATATCACTAAAGATCACCAAACTGCAGATTCCTCCGTTCCTTCTTTAAATGAGTGAATGATCACAGGCTGATACTTACTGGAGGAGCGAGTTCCAGCAGGTCCTGGATCCTGGTCAGGATGTCCTCAATGAAAGCGTTCATGTGTTTACTGCCAACAAAAAGCACCACGACCATCATCAATAACAAAGAGGTGACAGGTCAACAGGGCAAAGTGATCTGACGTAAACCAGACCTCCCCCTGGAAATTTACTATAACCATCGAGTTCAATGAGTGAAGCTTGACTCACTGCAGAGTTTTGATGAATCTGGAGAAGAGGTAGGCCACTCTGCTGCGGACCTTCGGGCTGCTGTGTCTCAGTCCTCTTTGGTCCAGAAACGCCATCTGACAGTAAACACAACACCAGTCTGCTTCAAACGTGTGTCCTGTCACTCAGAGTAATAGTCCTTCAGTGTCCAGGTTATTAAAGTCACTCACCAAAACGTTTGGAATGTGCTGAGGCTCCACGATGAAGAACTTATCGTATCGAACAACTGTTTCGAAGAACTCCAGTGACACTGAGGTGTGCTGGTAGCTGCTGACGCCACAGGACACCAGCTGGGGATTCAAATAACAGACATCAGCAGAAAACAATGTGCAGCGTGAGACAGGAACAACAAGCTGATCTTATACAAAACATGTGTCATCGGAGTCCTGTGACTGACCGTCCTCATCATGTCCTGCAGGGCGCTCGTCTTCGCCATGTTTCCAGAGAAATGGGCACCATGAGACGCCGGCAGGGCTTCGCCCAGCATGTACAGCAGCCTGATGgccacctccacctccatgaACTGAGCCGACTGCCAgttcctggaaaaaaaaagatacaggATGAACTTTGTTGTGTTCTGACTGTCCCTCATCAGTCCCCAGAATGTCCCTTTTCAGACAAGTCCAACATAGCTGGATTCCTATAGTTTGTGCTCTATTTTTTGTGGCCACAACATCAGCCCAGTTTCTTTGGATACTGATCTACCTCTCTGCAGGTGACTGAAATAAAAGCATCTCTTACTGCATTGTGTTGGTGAAGACCCTGCGCACGGCTTCCAGCAACAACTCAGGAGAAACCTGAGCCAGACGGTCAAGCAGCATCTTCAGCTGCTTTCTGTACTCCACAAACATCGCCTCGTCCTCACCCTGATGAACAAAAACCACAGGGTCTGTCTCAGTCAACTGTTGGGCGAGTGTAACTGTGGACGCTCGTCAGTGAATAATAGGACTAACCTCATTTTCAAAGTTGTATTCATCATCATAGGTCAGTTTCTTCATGACAGCAAGCATGACTGCCTGTGGTGAAGAGATTCACGTcttattgtttttcttacatCAATAATATAACTCTATAAATACTTGTGTGTCATTTGCAGTCAGAGACTCCCACCTCTATGTTGgctttctgctgctctgtcagtTGAGGaagctacaaaataaaatagacgtgattaaatattttaacaacaacTATGTGGAGCAGAGAATAATATCACTTCCTAGTCCTCACAACCCACCTGTTTGAGGACGTGCAGGTATTCGTAGCAGAAGCCGACGATGTTGGCTGAGATGTCATCGTCTTCGtgcaccagcagctgcagcagcagcggcacTTTGGCCTCAATGGCCTGCAGCGTCTCAGCCGCGTCCTTCACGCTGCCGGCTTTGGCCAACTTGGTCCAGCTGAGGACCAGACTCTGACCCATCCCGTTCACAAGCCGAGAGAACTTGGCCAGGAAGTCCACATCTTCCTCCTGAAgggacaggaagaagaaaataaaactttcagGAAGAGCATGTGACCCCGGAGCCCCTGCGTGTGTAAACATTGGCTCCAAAGTAAACTAGGTTTAACTAAGCATTTTAATTCGTTTTTAAAAAGGTTAACATGtattttttcataaataactttattatcTTTTATAAATACAAACTAAACGGTAACACGagattgaaatgaaatgaaaatgaaatctaatTCTAATCGTGTTCACTGATGCTTAGTAAAAATATCTGTCAGCTAATGTAGAAACCTTTATAAATACTGTAGGACTAAGagacacattttcactgtattgtttttgcctgttttccGCATCAGTACAGTCTCAGACCTGCTCCACATTGAAGAATCCAGCAGACTGCAGCACTTGGCACAGAGACtccaccagtttggttttaTCCACTGGGTCCATTCCTTTGTTGACGATCTCAAACAGGCAGTCACAAGCCTCCTCTCTGAGCTCCTCCACAGACATCTGACTCAGCAGCAGGTTCACAAACCTGAAAGCACACAACAGACACACGACATGAGCAACAGATTGGATTCTCACTCTAAAGAAGAGCAGTGTCAGTCAGAAACTTGATGTATAACTATGGGCTGTGCTGATGTCAGCTTCGTGTGCAGCTTTGGAATGTGATCCACTACTTCCTGCATGCTACTTTGGTATGTTACTTTCTTCCCATCACTTCCTCTACATAACTTTGGGCTGAAACCTTCTTCACATGAAGCATGACGGACGTTTTACGACTTATTTGAACACAACATTCATTAAAGCGACAATGGGAAAAACTGGAATGAAAGCTGTGTGTCAACACAAAGGTCAGGACTATCACGACTTTGACTTTTTAAGGATCCAAAGAAACCCTGTATATTTACGTccaataattaattaaagataACCACTTAAACTAAGCTTTCTTTTCCTCACTGACCGGTCGTTGGCAATGAGGTTGAGGTCGATCCAGGACACGTAAGCTCCTACCACCTCAAGACACTGACAGGTGAGCTCGGGGTGGGTGTGCTGGTACGTCTGCAGGATCTGGAACCAGGACTCTACCAGGCTAGGGATGCACTGCTCACGCATGGTGTCTTTGATTAATGTGTTTCTACGAGTCTCCTGAAGAAAAGATGACACAATTCTGTCAGTATTGTTATCTAGTTTCAGATTCCTGATATTGCCGAAGTTCCTGCACCAGCAGCACTGTCAGGAATAAGAGTATATCTTGCCTCAGGTGTGTGCAGGATGTCTCTGTCAACCACTTCGGCATCTATGGCCATCAGCGTCCTCAGGTAGATGTCGACACCGTGAGGGTTCAGACCCACCAGAGACAGGATGTCGAAGAAGAACTTGGGCCACAGAGTCACATACTCCATGACGAAGGTAAGGGCGAACACCTGAGCTGCCTTATTCCTAATGAAGGGCTTCTCAGGCTGAGCGTTCATCAGCTGCAGTCAGAAAACAGCCGGCAGGTGACTTAGCAACAAAGTGAACAAAAGAAACCAAGCAAGCAGAGAGAGATGCAAAAGAGGACTTAGTTATTTTCTTCCATTCATGTTGTACTGTACCTGACACTGGAGCCACTTCATCAGAGTCTCTCtgatgagctgctgctgaacagcACTCAGACCAGCgtgtctgaaacacaaacagtaaatatgTCACACTTCaatcacagaaaacaagacGAGACAACacattgttcttcttctttacctGAACTTAATCTGATGCTCCAAAACTTGGAAGCAGAAGAACTTTACATGGTCATCACTAGAAGAATGGACAGAGAAATGATCTTTAAACACGTGACGAACTCAAGCATCACAGGAGGAGTGAAGAACATCAAGCATCACAGGAGGATGTGG
The window above is part of the Anabas testudineus chromosome 23, fAnaTes1.2, whole genome shotgun sequence genome. Proteins encoded here:
- the xpot gene encoding exportin-T; its protein translation is MACQSVAAVMDEQALLGLNPNADARYRQRAMAYFEQLKESQDAWEVCAEALAKGIYNDDHVKFFCFQVLEHQIKFRHAGLSAVQQQLIRETLMKWLQCQLMNAQPEKPFIRNKAAQVFALTFVMEYVTLWPKFFFDILSLVGLNPHGVDIYLRTLMAIDAEVVDRDILHTPEETRRNTLIKDTMREQCIPSLVESWFQILQTYQHTHPELTCQCLEVVGAYVSWIDLNLIANDRFVNLLLSQMSVEELREEACDCLFEIVNKGMDPVDKTKLVESLCQVLQSAGFFNVEQEEDVDFLAKFSRLVNGMGQSLVLSWTKLAKAGSVKDAAETLQAIEAKVPLLLQLLVHEDDDISANIVGFCYEYLHVLKQLPQLTEQQKANIEAVMLAVMKKLTYDDEYNFENEGEDEAMFVEYRKQLKMLLDRLAQVSPELLLEAVRRVFTNTMQNWQSAQFMEVEVAIRLLYMLGEALPASHGAHFSGNMAKTSALQDMMRTLVSCGVSSYQHTSVSLEFFETVVRYDKFFIVEPQHIPNVLMAFLDQRGLRHSSPKVRSRVAYLFSRFIKTLHKHMNAFIEDILTRIQDLLELAPPENGFPALLTNDDQLFMFETAGILIVNGESPVERKQALMRSLLMPLMDAFRLLLAKLPQETEEERQAALADCLSHAVGFASRTSKAFSNKQTVKHCGCTEVYRDCLQTFLPALSCPVQRGVLRSSVRSFLHRMIICMEEEVLPFIPAASEHMLKDCEAKDLQEFIPLISQITAKFKRQVSPFLQQVFMPLVLAIFEVLARPAEDNDQAAALEKQMLRRSYFSFIQTVTGSGMNEVMANQGAENIERVVFTIIQGAVDFPDPIAQKICFIILSKLVELWGGKDGMVGFPDFIYKHIVPACFLAPLKPTFDLSDAQTVLTLSECAVTLKMIHLKRGPEFIQYLQQEYLPSLQVSPEISQELCQVLQQPDIKVLKNYIKAFFQQAKL